Proteins from a single region of Murdochiella vaginalis:
- a CDS encoding acetyl-CoA C-acetyltransferase: protein MTRKVFITGAVRTAIGTMSGVLKDTPAVKLGEVVVREAMKRAGVKPEQVDFVYMGNVLQAGQGQNVARQVAINSGLPVETPAVTLNVVCGSGLEAVNTAARLIQTGEADIVIAGGTENMAMAPYAMMKGRFGYRMNNATIVDTMVNDALWDAFNDFHMGITAENVAEKYGITREELDAFSARSQNRAEEARNAGRFKDEIVPMEIKLKKETITFDTDEGIREGQTPEILAKLRPAFKKDGIVTAGNSSGINNGASAMILVSEEKMKELGLKPQVEWLGGTLAGVEPKIMGVGPIEATKKICKRLDIKPTDFDLVESNEAFAAQSVAVVKELKLDENKVNVNGGAIALGHPVGCSGARILTTLIYEMLRREEADLGLATLCIGGGMGCAAVVRKVK, encoded by the coding sequence ATGACACGTAAAGTATTTATTACCGGCGCCGTTCGTACGGCAATCGGCACCATGTCGGGTGTATTAAAGGACACACCGGCGGTCAAACTGGGAGAAGTTGTCGTTCGGGAAGCCATGAAACGCGCCGGCGTAAAACCGGAACAAGTGGATTTCGTGTACATGGGAAACGTATTACAGGCCGGTCAGGGTCAAAACGTGGCCAGACAGGTTGCAATCAATTCCGGACTGCCTGTTGAGACTCCTGCGGTAACGCTGAATGTAGTCTGCGGCTCCGGCCTCGAAGCGGTAAACACTGCGGCGCGTCTGATTCAAACAGGCGAAGCGGATATTGTCATCGCCGGCGGCACCGAAAACATGGCCATGGCACCGTATGCCATGATGAAAGGCCGTTTCGGCTATCGCATGAATAACGCCACGATCGTGGATACCATGGTGAATGATGCGTTGTGGGATGCTTTTAACGATTTCCACATGGGCATCACGGCGGAAAACGTAGCGGAAAAATACGGCATCACGCGCGAGGAACTGGATGCCTTCTCGGCAAGAAGTCAGAACCGTGCGGAAGAAGCACGCAATGCCGGCCGCTTTAAGGATGAAATTGTTCCGATGGAGATCAAACTCAAGAAAGAAACCATCACCTTCGATACGGATGAGGGCATTCGCGAAGGCCAAACGCCGGAAATTTTGGCAAAGTTACGTCCGGCCTTCAAGAAAGACGGCATTGTGACAGCCGGCAACAGCTCCGGTATTAACAACGGCGCATCGGCCATGATCCTCGTTTCCGAAGAGAAGATGAAGGAATTGGGCCTTAAACCGCAAGTGGAATGGTTGGGTGGAACACTCGCCGGCGTCGAGCCAAAAATCATGGGCGTTGGCCCCATCGAAGCCACCAAGAAGATCTGCAAGCGTCTGGATATCAAACCGACCGACTTTGACCTGGTGGAATCTAACGAAGCCTTTGCGGCACAATCCGTAGCGGTGGTGAAAGAATTAAAGCTGGATGAAAACAAAGTCAATGTCAATGGTGGCGCTATTGCACTTGGCCATCCGGTGGGATGCTCGGGCGCTCGTATCTTGACAACACTGATCTATGAGATGCTGCGTCGCGAGGAAGCGGATCTGGGTCTGGCAACACTGTGCATCGGCGGCGGCATGGGATGTGCAGCTGTTGTGCGGAAAGTGAAATAA
- a CDS encoding acetyl-CoA hydrolase/transferase family protein yields the protein MIDYRKQYEEKLTTPEEAVKIVKDGMWLDYAHALSVPNLLDKALAKRAEELNEVFVRGYLIYHPIQILEANKRLNRDVFVWNSWFMQGQDRRMAREARAFFIPMRYAEQPEMYRRADDVETVDVLFIQTCGMDQNGNFNLGPCIASTREAIKRAKYVIVEANKNMPVVYGLSDDYINITEVHAVVESDEPIDTIPTIQPDATDEKIADMLIKEIVDGATLQLGIGGMPNALGYKIAESDLKDIGIHSEMYVDSMMAMTKSGVVTGMQKEIHRGKQVFSFSLGSKELYDWMDHNQVLATAPVDYVNDPYVVSQMDNFIAINNCVEIDLFGQVNAESGGINQISGTGGQLDFVMGAYMSKGGKSITAFQSSRTDKQGNMQSRIVPTLSPGTIVTDPRTTTHYVATEYGIVNLKGKSTWQRAEALISIAHPDMREDLIQEAERLHIWRNSNKR from the coding sequence ATGATCGACTATCGTAAGCAATATGAGGAGAAGCTGACCACTCCCGAGGAGGCGGTCAAAATTGTGAAAGATGGCATGTGGCTGGATTATGCGCATGCACTATCTGTACCGAACTTGTTGGACAAAGCCCTTGCTAAGCGAGCCGAAGAACTCAATGAAGTTTTTGTGCGCGGCTATCTGATTTACCATCCCATTCAGATTTTAGAAGCCAATAAGCGCCTGAACCGGGACGTTTTCGTCTGGAACAGCTGGTTTATGCAAGGCCAGGATCGTCGCATGGCGCGGGAAGCGCGCGCGTTTTTCATTCCGATGCGCTATGCCGAACAGCCGGAAATGTATCGCCGTGCGGACGATGTCGAAACCGTTGACGTGCTCTTTATTCAGACGTGCGGCATGGATCAAAATGGAAATTTCAACCTTGGCCCGTGCATTGCTTCCACGAGGGAAGCGATTAAGCGCGCGAAGTATGTCATTGTGGAAGCCAATAAGAATATGCCGGTGGTGTACGGTTTAAGTGACGATTATATCAATATCACCGAAGTGCACGCGGTGGTGGAATCGGATGAACCGATCGATACCATCCCCACCATTCAGCCGGATGCGACGGATGAAAAAATTGCCGACATGCTCATTAAGGAGATCGTGGACGGCGCCACTCTGCAATTGGGCATCGGTGGCATGCCGAATGCGTTGGGCTACAAAATCGCGGAATCAGACTTAAAAGATATCGGCATTCACTCCGAAATGTACGTGGATTCCATGATGGCCATGACGAAATCCGGCGTCGTAACCGGCATGCAGAAAGAAATTCATCGTGGGAAACAGGTATTCTCCTTCTCTCTGGGTTCCAAGGAACTGTATGACTGGATGGATCACAACCAGGTGTTGGCAACGGCTCCGGTGGACTATGTCAATGATCCGTATGTGGTTTCCCAAATGGACAATTTCATTGCCATCAACAACTGCGTCGAAATCGACCTGTTCGGACAGGTCAACGCCGAATCGGGCGGCATTAACCAGATTTCCGGAACGGGCGGACAGTTGGACTTTGTCATGGGCGCTTACATGTCTAAAGGCGGAAAATCCATTACGGCATTCCAGTCTTCTCGCACCGACAAACAGGGCAATATGCAGAGCCGTATTGTCCCGACGCTAAGCCCCGGAACGATCGTGACGGATCCGCGTACCACCACACACTATGTGGCAACCGAATACGGAATCGTCAATCTGAAGGGAAAATCCACCTGGCAGCGTGCGGAAGCACTTATCAGCATTGCCCATCCGGATATGCGCGAAGACCTCATTCAGGAAGCGGAGCGCCTGCATATCTGGCGAAACAGCAATAAACGCTAA